A part of Miscanthus floridulus cultivar M001 chromosome 6, ASM1932011v1, whole genome shotgun sequence genomic DNA contains:
- the LOC136456448 gene encoding probable leucine-rich repeat receptor-like protein kinase At1g68400, translating into MAALRVLLLTLAIAASCVSASAPAPSPDAVALLAFKSVCSDSAEALVSWTESSDPCAAKWRGVTCQRPSSLTSPLRVRRIVLEGLQLSGHAAALELLADLPVLSSLSLKNNTFTGALHGVDFSRLAPHLKLLYLSGNGFSGRFPESVLRLRHLRRLDLSGNHLAGTIPPEIGHCLRALLTLNIQRNSFVGFVPDSLDAMPKLAELNVSGNHLEGRIPNRLAAAFPASSFDGNPGLCGAPLARRCNEPQQIVYNNGGGEASNGSMTTGRGNKIHGRWMVVMIMSAVVAAVASLVAAALCAVLLLKNRKPARRPRAGSTSVNSTVAREETVRFDGCCVEFDVATLMQGAAEMLGKGATATTYRVVMGGNVDAGDAGVEEALGEEVVVKRMRRRDGASREDERRRRELAREMGTWRHANVVGLRAFYASTEELLLVFDYMPSGSLHSLLHENRGPARVPLGWQTRLKLAQDAAHGLAYLHGLSGGNLSHRHLTSSNILVDGSGNARVSDFALLQLLAPAPPGEALQKQDVHGFGVILLELLTGLQSPEDGSADLPQWARTVVREERTSEVFDVELPRTKGAEDEMVALLQVALLCVADNPRERPRMAVVAKMIEDIRDRASKRSNKYSASPSQAGHSYESSPCVSEDTTRSTPASSS; encoded by the exons ATGGCTGCTTTGCGCGTGCTCCTCTTGACACTGGCGATCGCCGCGAGCTGCGTCTCCGCCTCCGCCCCTGCCCCGAGCCCCGACGCCGTCGCGCTGCTCGCATTCAAGTCGGTGTGCTCCGACAGCGCCGAGGCGCTCGTCTCATGGACGGAGTCCTCCGACCCCTGTGCCGCCAAGTGGCGTGGCGTCACCTGCCAGCGGCCGTCGTCGCTCACCTCCCCGCTCCGCGTGCGTCGCATCGTCCTCGAAGGCCTCCAGCTCAGCGGGCACGCCGCGGCGCTGGAGCTGCTCGCGGATCTCCCCGTTCTCTCGTCCCTTAGCCTCAAGAACAACACCTTCACGGGCGCGCTCCACGGCGTCGACTTCTCCCGCCTAGCGCCGCACCTCAAGCTTCTCTACCTCTCCGGCAACGGCTTCTCCGGCAGGTTCCCCGAGTCCGTCCTGCGCCTTCGCCACCTGCGCCGTCTCGACCTTTCGGGAAACCACCTCGCGGGCACGATCCCGCCGGAGATCGGGCACTGCCTCCGTGCTCTCCTGACGCTGAACATTCAGCGGAATTCGTTCGTCGGGTTCGTGCCGGACTCGCTGGACGCAATGCCCAAGCTCGCGGAGCTCAACGTCTCCGGCAACCACCTCGAGGGGCGGATCCCGAACCGCCTCGCGGCTGCCTTTCCCGCGTCGTCGTTCGACGGCAATCCGGGCCTCTGTGGCGCGCCACTGGCCCGCCGGTGCAATGAACCGCAGCAGATCGTGTACaacaacggcggcggcgaggcatcGAACGGATCGATGACGACGGGGAGGGGGAATAAGATCCATGGCCGGTGGATGGTCGTGATGATCATGTCAGCGGTGGTCGCCGCGGTCGCGTCGTTGGTCGCGGCGGCACTGTGCGCCGTGCTTCTACTGAAGAACAGGAAGCCGGCGAGACGGCCCCGCGCCGGCTCTACGTCCGTCAACTCGACGGTGGCACGGGAGGAGACGGTGCGCTTCGACGGGTGCTGCGTGGAGTTCGACGTGGCCACGCTCATGCAGGGCGCCGCAGAGATGCTGGGGAAAGGAGCAACGGCGACGACGTACCGTGTGGTCATGGGAGGCAACGTCGACGCGGGCGACGCCGGCGTCGAGGAGGCCCTCGGAGAGGAGGTGGTGGtgaagaggatgaggaggagggacGGCGCGTCGAGGGAGGACGAGAGGCGGCGGAGGGAGCTGGCCAGGGAGATGGGCACGTGGCGGCACGCCAACGTCGTCGGCCTGCGCGCGTTCTATGCGTCCACGGAGGAGCTGCTCCTCGTCTTCGATTACATGCCCAGCGGCAGCCTTCATAGCCTCTTGCACG AGAACCGTGGCCCGGCAAGAGTTCCTCTGGGCTGGCAGACCAGGCTGAAGCTGGCGCAGGACGCGGCGCACGGTCTCGCCTACCTCCACGGTTTGTCTGGCGGCAATCTCTCCCACCGCCACCTCACTTCCTCGAACATCCTCGTCGACGGCAGCGGCAACGCGCGCGTCTCCGACTTCGCTCTCCTCCAGCTGCTCGCGCCGGCGCCGCCTGGGGAGGCCCTGCAGAAGCAGGACGTGCATGGTTTCGGCGTCATCCTGCTGGAGCTCCTGACAGGGCTCCAGTCGCCCGAGGACGGCAGCGCGGACCTGCCGCAGTGGGCGCGGACCGTGGTGCGGGAGGAGCGGACGTCCGAGGTGTTCGACGTGGAGCTGCCGCGGACCAAGGGCGCCGAGGACGAGATGGTGGCGCTCCTGCAGGTGGCGCTGCTCTGCGTCGCCGACAACCCGAGGGAGCGGCCCAGGATGGCTGTGGTGGCCAAGATGATCGAGGACATCAGGGACAGGGCGAGCAAGCGGAGCAACAAGTACTCCGCGTCTCCGTCGCAAGCGGGGCACTCGTACGAGTCCTCTCCCTGCGTGTCCGAGGACACCACCAGGTCTACTCCTGCCTCAAGCTCTTGA
- the LOC136460944 gene encoding uncharacterized protein, giving the protein MQANRVSDLWRAGVALRVRLEWQARSEGHLALRSTERSVVAIFQAATTYTLGNGRSTCFWCDKWLNGSSPMAIAPDVYAAVSVRKRKTTVAEALMGDAWVRHVTGPRTMQVLLQISQLCDLLDGVQLFEQPDTFTWSLTADRNYSAASAYGAMFLGSSSPLGAKQIWKTSAPPRVKFFFWLVMHGRCWTADRRFRHGLQESNTCVICDQEAETMDHILLGCSFSREVWAAWVQRLHLQSLVLLQEQGAIQWWLSTRKRLPKMIRRSFDSLFFLIGWLLWKERNGRTFNREATSAAQMDVLIHEEIDAWCLAGDKQLRSLLALL; this is encoded by the coding sequence ATGCAAGCGAACAGGGTGTCCGACCTATGGCGGGCGGGCGTCGCGCTGCGTGTACGGTTGGAGTGGCAAGCGCGTTCAGAGGGGCATCTGGCGCTAAGATCAACTGAACGTTCGGTGGTGGCGATTTTCCAGGCGGCCACAACGTACACGCTGGGGAACGGGAGATCGACATGCTTCTGGTGTGACAAATGGCTCAACGGCTCGAGCCCGATGGCGATCGCGCCTGATGTCTATGCGGCTGTCAGTGTCAGGAAGAGGAAGACTACGGTGGCTGAGGCTCTGATGGGCGATGCATGGGTGCGTCACGTCACCGGTCCGCGGACAATGCAGGTGCTCCTTCAAATCAGCCAACTATGTGATCTATTGGATGGCGTCCAGCTCTTCGAGCAGCCGGACACGTTCACCTGGAGCCTGACGGCGGACCGCAACTACTCGGCGGCGTCAGCCTATGGCGCCATGTTCCTCGGTTCCTCGTCGCCCCTTGGCGCCAAGCAGATTTGGAAGACCTCGGCGCCACCACGTGTTAAGTTCTTCTTTTGGCTCGTCATGCACGGTCGCTGTTGGACGGCTGACAGGAGGTTTCGCCATGGCCTTCAAGAGTCCAACACTTGTGTCATCTGCGACCAGGAAGCGGAAACAATGGATCACATCCTGCTTGGATGCTCTTTTAGTCGCGAAGTCTGGGCTGCCTGGGTTCAAAGACTGCATCTTCAGAGCTTGGTGTTGCTGCAGGAACAAGGAGCGATCCAATGGTGGCTGAGCACTAGGAAGCGGCTGCCGAAGATGATTCGTCGTAGTTTCGACtcactcttcttcctcatcggctgGTTGCTTTGGAAGGAGAGAAATGGGAGGACCTTCAACAGGGAGGCAACGTCTGCAGCGCAAATGGATGTGCTCATTCATGAAGAGATTGACGCCTGGTGCTTGGCCGGAGACAAGCAGTTGCGGTCGCTGTTGGCATTACTGTGA